The genomic segment GGCCTTCGACACCGGTATCCTTGCGGCAGGTCAGCATCATGCCCGAGCTCTTGAAGGGCTGGGCGATGTTGACGAGCCCAAGCCCCTTCTCGCGGCTGGCCAGCGCCGAGGGCATCCAGTCGACGATCACGTCGGCACCGCCGCCCGCGATCACCTGCGCCGGCGCGATGTCGGGGCCGCCCGGTTTGATCGTGACGTCGAGGTCTTCCTCTTCGTAAAAGCCCTGGTCCTGGGCCACGTAATAGCCTGCGAACTGGGCCTGGGTCACCCATTTGAGCTGGATCGTGACCTCGTCGGCGGCCTGCGCCATGCCGGCGAAGAGCCCCGCGGCCGCTAGGCCGATGGTCGTGGCGAGTTTGTTCATCTTTGTCGTCTCCCTTGTTGTGGTTCCGGTTATGCCCGGCCCCTTTGTGATGGGTGCCAGAATGTCATTGCCTTCTCGATCAGCGCAACCCCGCCGTAGAAGCCCGAGCCCGCCAGCGCCGCGACCACGATCTCGGCCCAGACAAGGTCCATCGAGAGCTGCCCGACCGAGGTCGAGATGCGAAAGCCCATGCCCTTGATCGGCGAGCCGAAGAACTCGGCCACGATGGCGCCGATGAGGGCCAGCGTGGTGGCGATCTTGAGGCCGTTGAAGATGAACGGCATGGCGGCGGGCAGGCGTAGCTTGAAGAGCGTCTGCCAGTAGCTTGCGGCATAGGTGCGCATCAGGTCGCGCTGCATCGCATCGGTGTCCTGCAGGCCCTGCACGGTGTTCACCAGCATCGGGAAGAACACCATGACCACGACCACGGCCGCCTTCGACTGCCAGTCGAAGCCGAACCACATCACCAGGATGGGCGCGGTGCCGACGATGGGCAGGGCGGCCACGAAATTGCCCACCGGCAGCAGGCCGCGCTTGAGGAAGGGCGAGCGGTCGATCGCCACGGCCAGCAGCACGGCGGCGCCACAGCCCAGGATGTAGCCGGTCAGCGCGCCCTTGATGGCGGTCTGCACGAAATCCTGCCACAGGATGCCGGTGGAGGCGGCGAAGCGCACGGCAATCTGCGTCGGCGCGGGCAACAGCACGGTCGGGATGTCGAACCCCCGCACGATGCATTCCCACACCACGATGACCGTCAGCCCGAAGATCACCGGCACGGCCAGCCGGGTGAACCGGTTGGCCGGACGGTGCGACAGCACGTGATTGAGCCACCACCCGAGCGCCCATGCGGCGAGGCCTGCGATCACCCACATCATTCCGCCATCCCCATCCGCTTGAGCGTGATCCGCTGCATGAGGCCGATGAGCCCTACCAGCACGGCGGCCAGCGTCGCGGCCATGATCAGCGCGCTCCAGATCTGGATGGTCTGGCCGTAATAGCTGCCCGTCAGCAGCCGCGCGCCGAGCCCCGCCACGGCGCCGGTGGGCAATTCGCCCACGATGGCCCCGACAAGGCTCGCCGCCATGGCGATCTTCAGCGAGGTGAACAGGTACGGCATCGACGAGGGCAGGCGCAGCTTCCAGAAGGTCTGCGAGGAGGAGGCGTTCCAGGTGCGCATCTGGTCAAGCTGCATCGGTCCGGGGCTGCGCAGGCCCTTCACCATGCCGACCACGACCGGGAAGAAGCTGAGATACATCGAGATCATCGCCTTGGGCAGCAGCCCGGAAA from the Roseovarius indicus genome contains:
- a CDS encoding ABC transporter permease, which gives rise to MMWVIAGLAAWALGWWLNHVLSHRPANRFTRLAVPVIFGLTVIVVWECIVRGFDIPTVLLPAPTQIAVRFAASTGILWQDFVQTAIKGALTGYILGCGAAVLLAVAIDRSPFLKRGLLPVGNFVAALPIVGTAPILVMWFGFDWQSKAAVVVVMVFFPMLVNTVQGLQDTDAMQRDLMRTYAASYWQTLFKLRLPAAMPFIFNGLKIATTLALIGAIVAEFFGSPIKGMGFRISTSVGQLSMDLVWAEIVVAALAGSGFYGGVALIEKAMTFWHPSQRGRA